The following proteins are encoded in a genomic region of Enterocloster clostridioformis:
- the hisH gene encoding imidazole glycerol phosphate synthase subunit HisH produces the protein MIAIIDYDAGNLRSVEKALLSLGETPVITRDRKTILKADKVILPGVGSFGDAMGKLKQYDLVDVICETVDQGTPFLGICLGLQLLFAGSEERHGAAGLGILPGKILKIPEHPGLKIPHMGWNSLKIRPEAKLFHGIEDGAYVYFVHSYYLKAEDESVVAASTEYSTIIHASVERGNVFACQFHPEKSGKVGLAILKNFIGL, from the coding sequence ATGATTGCTATTATTGATTATGACGCAGGAAACCTGCGCAGTGTGGAAAAAGCCCTGCTTTCACTGGGAGAAACGCCTGTCATAACCAGGGACAGGAAAACGATACTCAAAGCGGACAAGGTCATTCTGCCCGGGGTGGGATCCTTTGGCGATGCCATGGGAAAGCTGAAGCAGTATGATCTTGTGGATGTGATTTGCGAGACAGTGGACCAGGGAACTCCATTTCTGGGTATATGCCTGGGGCTGCAGCTTTTATTTGCCGGCAGTGAGGAGCGCCATGGGGCTGCCGGTCTGGGCATTCTTCCGGGAAAGATACTTAAGATACCGGAACATCCCGGACTTAAAATTCCGCATATGGGCTGGAATTCACTGAAGATAAGGCCGGAGGCAAAGCTGTTTCATGGGATTGAAGACGGAGCCTATGTTTACTTTGTCCATTCCTATTATTTGAAAGCAGAGGACGAGTCCGTTGTGGCGGCTTCCACAGAGTACAGCACCATAATCCACGCTTCTGTTGAACGGGGAAATGTGTTTGCATGCCAGTTCCACCCGGAGAAAAGCGGGAAGGTGGGCCTTGCCATTCTTAAGAATTTTATCGGACTGTAA
- the hisF gene encoding imidazole glycerol phosphate synthase subunit HisF gives MFTKRIMPCLDVNNGRVVKGVNFVNLRDAGDPVEIAAAYDKAGADELVFLDITASSDNRRTVVDMVRKVAETVFIPFTVGGGIRTVEDFRMLLREGADKISINSSAIDNPRLISDAADKFGRQCVVVAIDARHRADGKGWNIYKHGGRVDVGIDALEWAMEADRLGAGEILLTSMDCDGTRNGYDNELTSLIASHVSVPVIASGGAGNKEHFYDALTKGGADAVLAASLFHYKELEIRDLKEYLSERGIAVRI, from the coding sequence ATGTTTACCAAAAGAATCATGCCATGTCTGGACGTGAACAACGGACGCGTGGTAAAAGGCGTAAATTTTGTGAACCTGCGGGACGCAGGGGACCCGGTGGAGATAGCCGCGGCTTATGACAAGGCAGGGGCAGATGAACTGGTATTTCTGGATATCACGGCATCCTCAGACAACCGCCGCACTGTGGTGGATATGGTGCGCAAGGTGGCGGAGACTGTTTTCATCCCGTTTACTGTGGGCGGCGGCATACGCACGGTGGAAGATTTCCGCATGCTTCTCCGGGAGGGCGCGGATAAGATATCCATTAATTCCTCAGCCATCGACAATCCGCGTCTTATCAGCGACGCGGCGGACAAGTTCGGCCGCCAATGTGTGGTGGTAGCCATAGATGCCAGGCACAGGGCTGATGGAAAAGGCTGGAACATCTATAAGCACGGCGGGCGCGTGGATGTGGGTATAGATGCCCTGGAGTGGGCCATGGAGGCAGACCGTCTGGGAGCGGGTGAGATACTGCTCACCAGCATGGACTGCGACGGAACCAGGAACGGATATGACAACGAACTGACTTCTCTCATAGCCTCCCACGTATCCGTGCCTGTCATTGCCTCGGGAGGCGCCGGGAATAAGGAACATTTCTATGATGCGCTGACAAAGGGCGGCGCGGACGCTGTCCTGGCCGCATCTTTGTTTCATTATAAGGAACTGGAAATAAGGGACCTTAAGGAGTACCTGTCGGAGAGAGGGATTGCCGTAAGGATATAG
- a CDS encoding uracil-DNA glycosylase, protein MAAITNDWLGPMSSEFKKPYYKELYKTVKHEYETKRVFPEPDDIFNAFAFTPLADVKAVILGQDPYHNYGQAHGLCFSVKPDVDIPPSLVNIYQELHDDLGCYIPNNGYLKKWADQGVMLLNTVLTVRAHQANSHRDIGWEKFTDAAISILNQQDRPMVFILWGRPAQAKKAMLNNPRHLILEAPHPSPLSASRGFFGSRPFSKTNAFLAEHGLTPVDWQIENV, encoded by the coding sequence ATGGCCGCTATTACCAATGACTGGCTGGGGCCCATGAGCAGCGAGTTTAAGAAGCCCTATTATAAAGAACTGTACAAGACAGTAAAGCATGAATATGAGACCAAAAGGGTGTTTCCCGAACCCGATGATATCTTCAACGCGTTTGCCTTTACACCGCTGGCAGACGTGAAGGCAGTGATTCTGGGGCAGGACCCTTACCACAATTATGGCCAGGCCCATGGCCTGTGTTTTTCGGTAAAGCCGGACGTGGATATTCCTCCCTCATTGGTGAATATTTACCAGGAGCTTCACGACGATTTGGGGTGTTATATACCGAATAACGGTTACCTGAAAAAATGGGCTGACCAGGGTGTCATGCTGTTAAATACAGTGCTCACGGTGAGAGCCCACCAGGCTAATTCCCACCGGGACATTGGGTGGGAGAAGTTTACGGATGCAGCCATAAGCATTCTTAACCAGCAGGACAGGCCCATGGTGTTTATTTTATGGGGACGTCCGGCCCAGGCTAAGAAGGCAATGCTGAATAATCCCAGGCATTTAATCCTGGAGGCGCCCCACCCAAGTCCCTTGTCAGCGTCCAGGGGATTTTTCGGCAGCAGGCCTTTCAGCAAGACCAATGCATTTTTAGCAGAGCACGGCCTTACGCCTGTTGACTGGCAGATTGAGAATGTATAA